The Plasmodium gaboni strain SY75 chromosome Unknown, whole genome shotgun sequence DNA segment ATAACCGTGTATACagttaaatatattatatttgtatgattcaattttattattaatatccATAAGATctgtaataataataacaagatatttaaaatcttcttttttcataatattatctatatttttacgtaatttatttttctcaTAATCAACATTgctatatatataagacTCGATAAGATCTTGAAGttcttttttatcattaGTATTTAAACTCATGTCTCGCATTATATAACGTATAAATGTCAAATTTACAAGTTTTCTACTTCCATTAgatgtatataaaatattatctattatattatctaatTTTAATGAATACTCTAAATcagtttttttttctggTTGCACTATTTTGGGctcattatatattgtaattGTTTGGCTATTCTTTTCAACATCTTTTTGTACATTTTGTTGTAATTTTTTCCTTCCATTTGATTGTTCGTTTTTTCTTATAAGtttatgattattttgttttgtatttttttgtgttctatttttctctttagattcatttatatcattcTCTGCTAAATATCTGTGCTTATGTAAATTTAGTATACCATATTTATCCTTTTTAATTCTGGTTGATTTTTTAGATACATCCtaattttcaaaaaaaaggtaataaaataatatattaatatataattattattataatgtcATAAATGTAATATGAATAGCattaatatacatatgtacatatttatttagttaatattatatatcttaCACTATGtattaagaaaaatatacaGACTAATAATGgaacatatattaatttaaaatatgtagGTGTCATCCTtgtattaaaataatttaatatatatatatatatatatatatttgtttctAGATAActaaatatgtatttataaatttaatataaagCAGAACCaaagaaatatatacatattagATTTAgattaataatatatatatataagaaaataataattataaataagCATGTTATAgttaaagaaaaatattatacttaaataaaataatataaaaaatatatatatgtatattctataatttaaaaattctTATTACATAATTAGTATTATAGTTtcaattatattttaatcaaaattaaatatatatatatatatatattataataatgttatatttttattatgatatacttatattatatttttggTTCTTTgcattatatataatcgaatataaaaataagttCCTTTTGCATGCTTTAAAGcaataaatttttaaaaaaataaaaaaataaaagtgctttaatatttaatttattagAATTTTTAGAATACTAGATTAatgttatttattaaaaaaatatatatatatatatatactcTAATTATTAgatcataataattattatgaatgtatatataacaaaaaaaaaactatagtataatgtataatatatttaat contains these protein-coding regions:
- a CDS encoding putative exported protein (Plasmodium exported protein, unknown function), which gives rise to MTPTYFKLIYVPLLVCIFFLIHSDVSKKSTRIKKDKYGILNLHKHRYLAENDINESKEKNRTQKNTKQNNHKLIRKNEQSNGRKKLQQNVQKDVEKNSQTITIYNEPKIVQPEKKTDLEYSLKLDNIIDNILYTSNGSRKLVNLTFIRYIMRDMSLNTNDKKELQDLIESYIYSNVDYEKNKLRKNIDNIMKKEDFKYLVIIITDLMDINNKIESYKYNIFNCIHGYIRPYVL